A portion of the Choristoneura fumiferana chromosome 6, NRCan_CFum_1, whole genome shotgun sequence genome contains these proteins:
- the LOC141429257 gene encoding uncharacterized protein, whose translation MIVHCWRQTSLHWLRSSIMPRVTAATGNKTLQSKTKKNNLKLDEEDTKLNVKTEPVEAYFDEEKKSITLDLSKFKFDKKPHIKIEFENDSPVKEEPKGLWEPPHWRDFLLNLRNMRANADAPVDTMGCHMSADRSAPPHVSTLSLSHHMSGTALIINVRKKA comes from the exons ATGATCGTCCACTGCTGGCGGCAAACTTCTTTGCATTGGTTACGTTCTTCAAT AATGCCGCGTGTAACTGCTGCTACGGGCAACAAGACTTTGCAAagtaaaacaaagaaaaataatttaaagctaGACGAAGAAGATACTAAATTGAACGTGAAAACGGAGCCCGTGGAGGCATATTTCGATGAAGAAAAGAAAAGTATTACCCTAGATTTGagcaaatttaaatttgacaagAAACCCCATATTAAGATTGAATTTGAAAATGATTCACCGGTTAAAGAG GAGCCAAAAGGCCTCTGGGAACCACCACACTGGCGAGACTTCCTTCTGAATCTGAGGAACATGAGGGCCAATGCAGATGCCCCGGTGGATACCATGGGTTGTCACATGTCAGCTGATCGAAGTGCACCTCCACATGTAAGCACACTTTCTCTATCTCATCATATGTCAGGAACTGCCTTGATCATCAATGTGAGAAAAAAGGCCTAA